The Geoglobus acetivorans genome window below encodes:
- a CDS encoding CoA transferase subunit A, producing MSKSDKVMGLEEAVRKFVRNGNHIAFGGFTLNRMPVALIYEIIRQGVKDLHVYGHSPGFGVDVLIGSGSVKAIELAYEADEGFGRVGPRFRKAVERRETMWEDYSNFGMTLRFLAGAMGISFLPTKTMLGSDMLSKEGFSREFRESDPKIASKKLDVIECPFTGEKVVALPAVNPDVAVIHAQVADADGNVRIYGQAFADDIIAKSADRVIVTCEKLVDSEELRKFPEQNVLPGFLVDAVVPVEFGAHPTSCARFYDYDPEFLRIYHSLAKDDGSFTDFLEKYVLGVEDHDEYLRKVGIDRLESLRASFEVGYNPGLKRV from the coding sequence ATGAGCAAGAGTGATAAGGTAATGGGGCTTGAAGAGGCGGTCAGAAAATTTGTGAGAAATGGAAATCACATTGCTTTTGGCGGTTTTACCCTCAACAGAATGCCAGTAGCCCTCATCTATGAGATAATACGCCAGGGAGTTAAGGATCTGCACGTTTACGGACATTCCCCCGGTTTCGGTGTTGACGTTTTGATAGGTTCCGGCAGTGTAAAGGCGATAGAGCTGGCTTACGAGGCAGATGAGGGTTTTGGCAGAGTCGGTCCAAGATTCAGAAAAGCTGTCGAGAGAAGGGAGACCATGTGGGAGGATTATTCCAACTTTGGAATGACGCTCAGGTTTCTTGCCGGTGCGATGGGCATTTCTTTCCTTCCGACAAAAACCATGCTCGGTTCGGACATGCTGTCAAAGGAGGGCTTCAGCAGAGAATTCCGCGAGAGCGATCCAAAAATTGCATCGAAAAAGCTGGATGTAATTGAATGCCCGTTCACGGGAGAGAAGGTTGTCGCACTTCCAGCGGTAAACCCGGATGTTGCTGTGATTCATGCTCAGGTTGCCGATGCAGATGGAAACGTCAGGATTTACGGACAGGCATTTGCAGATGACATAATCGCAAAATCTGCGGACAGGGTGATTGTAACCTGTGAGAAACTTGTCGATTCAGAAGAGCTGAGGAAATTCCCGGAACAGAATGTTCTTCCGGGATTCCTCGTTGATGCAGTCGTCCCTGTCGAGTTTGGTGCACATCCCACAAGCTGTGCCAGGTTCTACGACTATGATCCAGAATTTCTGAGAATATATCACTCTCTGGCGAAAGATGACGGGAGCTTCACAGACTTTCTCGAAAAATATGTTCTGGGGGTGGAGGACCATGATGAATATCTCAGAAAGGTCGGTATCGATAGACTTGAGAGTCTGAGAGCAAGCTTCGAAGTCGGATACAATCCTGGGTTAAAGAGGGTGTGA
- a CDS encoding CoA-transferase translates to MKKYAEDYTLTELMVVTTAREFRNGEVAFIGTGIPMVAGMLAKLTHAPDLTIIFEAGAADPELEHLPMSVGEPRTFRMAGIAAGLFDIFSLTQRGRVDVGVIGGAQVDKFGNVNSTCIGDYGNPAVRFPGSGGAGDIACLCKRTVILMPHEKRRFVEKVDYLTSPGWIDGPDGRNRAGLQWGGPSAVITTMGVIRFEEKTKKPYLESYHPGLTPEEVLENTGFEIDVSKAIETEPPTEEEIWILREKVDPEGIFLKK, encoded by the coding sequence ATGAAGAAGTATGCGGAGGATTATACCCTGACCGAGCTTATGGTCGTTACAACCGCGAGGGAGTTCAGAAATGGGGAGGTGGCCTTCATAGGAACTGGAATACCAATGGTCGCAGGGATGCTGGCGAAGCTCACCCATGCTCCTGATCTCACAATAATATTCGAGGCTGGAGCGGCGGATCCGGAACTGGAACACCTTCCAATGTCTGTGGGTGAACCGAGAACCTTCAGAATGGCAGGAATTGCTGCCGGACTGTTTGATATATTTTCCCTCACCCAGAGAGGCAGGGTCGATGTTGGAGTCATTGGTGGAGCGCAGGTCGATAAATTCGGAAACGTGAACTCCACCTGTATCGGAGATTATGGCAACCCAGCAGTTCGTTTTCCGGGCAGTGGTGGTGCTGGGGATATTGCGTGCCTCTGTAAGAGGACAGTGATACTCATGCCTCATGAAAAAAGGAGATTCGTCGAGAAAGTGGACTATCTGACAAGCCCCGGGTGGATTGATGGCCCCGATGGAAGGAACAGAGCGGGCCTTCAGTGGGGAGGTCCTTCGGCGGTAATAACCACCATGGGCGTCATAAGATTTGAGGAGAAGACGAAAAAACCCTACCTCGAGTCATATCATCCGGGACTAACCCCTGAAGAGGTGCTGGAAAACACGGGGTTTGAGATTGACGTTTCAAAAGCCATTGAGACTGAACCGCCCACGGAAGAGGAGATATGGATACTGAGGGAGAAGGTGGATCCGGAAGGAATATTCCTGAAAAAATGA
- a CDS encoding acyl-CoA dehydrogenase family protein, protein MQKIVDELKSIVREKAAEIDRNNDMGDVLDAVKESGILGLIIPEEYGGLGGGYYDACVVAEELAKVSAGVAHSIIVHSMAADAVRLYGSEEQKEIFFPKLLKSIGTIAITEGKGGSDVAGSVSLKAEKQGDAYTLSGSKTLITNGMYADVFIVVGRTGEGPKGLTAFIAEKSEGIKATRIDLAGMRGSGLASLQFDNVEVHESNVLVKEGAGLKVALGTLAPNRLPFSAIGLGIAERCLEIAVERAKKRKAFGGTLSDLQAVQFMLADVAVEIEALRRTLYDAARNMSDPGYEGAVAKILSARVAKKAADVAVEVFGGHGLLRGSKAERAYRDAKTIEFAEGATEVMKLLVARKLLA, encoded by the coding sequence ATGCAGAAGATTGTTGATGAACTGAAGAGCATTGTCAGAGAAAAGGCAGCAGAAATTGACAGAAACAATGATATGGGTGACGTGCTCGATGCTGTGAAAGAATCCGGCATCCTCGGCTTGATCATACCTGAAGAATATGGAGGGCTGGGCGGGGGTTACTATGACGCGTGCGTTGTTGCAGAAGAGCTTGCGAAAGTTTCTGCAGGTGTTGCCCACAGCATTATTGTCCACTCAATGGCTGCTGACGCGGTAAGGCTGTATGGCAGCGAGGAGCAGAAGGAAATATTCTTTCCAAAATTGCTGAAATCCATAGGCACAATAGCAATCACCGAAGGTAAGGGAGGAAGTGATGTTGCAGGTTCTGTAAGCCTGAAGGCCGAAAAGCAGGGTGATGCATACACACTCAGCGGAAGCAAGACTCTGATCACCAACGGCATGTATGCTGATGTTTTCATAGTCGTCGGAAGAACTGGTGAGGGTCCAAAAGGACTTACGGCATTCATAGCCGAAAAGAGTGAGGGGATAAAAGCCACCAGAATCGACTTGGCAGGAATGAGGGGAAGCGGGCTTGCGAGCCTGCAGTTTGACAATGTTGAGGTGCATGAAAGCAACGTTCTCGTAAAGGAGGGGGCAGGTTTGAAAGTTGCCTTAGGAACCCTCGCCCCAAATCGACTGCCTTTCTCAGCAATAGGGCTTGGCATAGCTGAAAGGTGTCTTGAGATTGCTGTTGAAAGAGCCAAAAAGAGGAAAGCATTCGGTGGAACGCTGTCAGACTTGCAGGCCGTTCAGTTCATGCTTGCAGACGTTGCGGTTGAAATAGAGGCCCTGAGGAGAACATTATATGACGCAGCGAGAAACATGAGTGATCCGGGTTATGAGGGGGCGGTTGCAAAGATACTTTCGGCGAGGGTTGCCAAGAAGGCTGCCGATGTCGCGGTTGAAGTGTTCGGTGGGCATGGGCTTCTGCGTGGCAGTAAAGCTGAGAGAGCATACAGGGATGCAAAAACCATAGAATTTGCCGAAGGGGCCACAGAAGTCATGAAACTCCTGGTTGCAAGAAAGCTGCTTGCATGA